In Ursus arctos isolate Adak ecotype North America unplaced genomic scaffold, UrsArc2.0 scaffold_29, whole genome shotgun sequence, the following proteins share a genomic window:
- the CUL9 gene encoding cullin-9 isoform X2: MVGERRTEDLMVPLGPRLQAYPEELIRQRPGHDGHPEYLIRWSVVKCGEVGRVGVDEGKTEHILMWLSAPEVYANCPMLLGERALSKGPQHEPAGCSGSFSRDPGGLDDTAMGEMEADVRALVRRAARQLAEGGTSSLTAAVLHTIHVLSAYASIGPLTGIFRETGALDLLMHMLCNPEPQIRRSAGKMLQALAAHDAGSRAHVLLSLSQQDGIEQHMDFDSRYTLLELFAETTSSEEHCMAFEGIHLPQIPGKLLFSLVKRYLCVTSLLDQLNNSPEPGAGDRGSLSPREFGQEKSRGQRELEFSMAVGSLISELVRSMGWARNLSEQSTLPPRPARSIFQPCISGPSLLLPTMIAAPRRQERAFRQRSEFSSRCGYGEYVRETLQAGMRVRMLDDYEEVSAGDEGEFCQSNNGVPPVQVFWQSTGRTYWVHWHMLEILGPEEAAEDATSGAVEKGAGAPLLGTALPSWDWKPVDGLYSLPYLQPEPQKNEQLGYLTQAEWWELLFFIKKLDICEQQPIFQNLRENLDETLGDKALGDLSVPVEMAEGLLQVLSSRFEGSTLSDLLNSQIYTKYGLLPDELSISSSSRSHSCTPDPEEESKSEANFSEEEHESPKAKAEPPKADAEPAKGKTEPPMAQSDSQLFNQLLVTEGMALPPEMKEAASEMARGLRGPGPRSSLDQHVAAVVATVQISSLDTHLQLSGLCALSQAVEEVTERDHPLVRPDRSLREKLVKTLVELLTSQVGEKTVVVLALRLLYLLLTKREWRPLFAREGGIYAVLVCMQEYKTSVLVQQAGLAALKMLAIASSSEIPTFVSGRDSIHPLFDAQMTREIFASIDSATRPGSESLLLTVPAAVILMLNTEGCSSAVRNGLLLLNLLLCNHHTLGDQIITRELRDTLFRHSGIAPGTEPMPTTRTVLMMLLNRYSEPPGSPEHTALEAPGAQGQDGSPECLIQSLVGGPSAEILLGLERVLCREGGPGGPVRPLLKRLQQETQPFLLLLRTLDAPGSNKTLLLTALRIMTRLLDHPEAMVLPWHEVLEPCLNCLSGPSSDSEIVQQLLCFLHRLASMHKDYAVVLCCLGAKETLSKVLDKHSAQLLLACELRDLVTECEKHAQLYSNLTSSILAGCIQMVLGQIEDHRRTHRPINIPFFDVFLRHLCQGSSVEVKEDKCWEKVEVSSNPHRASKLTDRNPKTYWESNGSTGSHYITLHMHRGVLVRQLTLLVASEDSSYMPARVVVFGGDSASCISTELNTVNVMPSASRVILLENLTRFWPVIQIRIKRCQQGGIDTRVRGVEVLGPKPTFWPLFREQLCRRTCLFYTIRAQAWSRDIAEDRKRLLQLCPRLNRVLRYEQNFADRFLPDDEAAQALGKTCWEALVSPLVQNITSPDAEGVSSLGWLLDQYLEQRESSQNPLSRAASFASRVRRLCHLLVHVEPPPGPSPEPSTQPISKNSKVRDRSPGPSAALPSSSLRNITQCWLTVVQEQVSRFLAAAWRAPDFVPRYCKLYEHLQRAGSELFGPRAAFTLALRSGFSGALLQQSFLTAAHISEQFARHIDQQIQGGLVGGAPGVEMLGRLQRHLEPIMVLSGLELATTFEHFYQHYMADRLLSLGSSWLEGAVLEQIGLCFPNRLPQQMLRSLSISEELQRQFHVYQLQRLDKLLLEQENEEEQGLEEEEEEAEEEEAEKELFIEDSSPTVSILVLSPRCWPVSPLCYLYHPRKCLPTEFCDALDRFSNFYSQSQNHPALDMGPHRRLQWTWLGRAELQFGDQTLHVSTVQMWLLLHFNQTEEVSVETLLKNSDLTPELLLQALLPLTSDNGPLTLHEGQGFPYRGVLRLRTPGSQRCGEALWLIPPQTYLNVEKDEGRTLEKKRNLLSCLLVRILKAHGEKGLHIDQLVCLVLEAWQKGPNPPGSLGRTVAGGVACTSTDVLSCILHLLGQGYVERRDDRPQILVYATPEPTGPCRGQAEVPFCGSQTTKTSKPSPEAVAALASLQLPAGRTMSPQEVEGLMEQTVRQVQETLNLEPDVAQHLLAHSHWGAEQLLQSYSDNPEPLLLAAGLCLPQAQAAPARPDHCPVCVSPLEPDDDLPSLCCRHYCCKSCWNEYLTTRIEQNLVLNCTCPIADCPAQPTGAFIRAIVSSPDVISKYEKALLRGYVESCSNLTWCTNPQGCDRILCRQGLGCGTTCSKCGWASCFNCSFPEAHYPASCGHMSQWVDDGGYYDGMSVEAQSKHLAKLISKRCPSCQAPIEKNEGCLHMTCAKCNHGFCWRCLKSWKPNHKDYYNCSAMVSRAARQEKRFQDYNERCTFHHQAREFAVSLRDRVSAIHEVPPPKSFTFLSDACRGLEQARKVLAYACVYSFYSQDAEHADVLEQQTENLELHTNALQILLEETLLRCRDLASSLRLLRADCLSTGLELLRRIQERLLAILQHSMQDFRVGLQSPSLEAREAKGSNVPGSQSQGSSGLEVDEEDDDDDDDDDGPEWQQDEFDEELDNDSFSYDEESENLDRDTFFFGDEEEDDEAYD; the protein is encoded by the exons ATGGTGGGGGAACGGCGCACCGAGGACCTCATGGTGCCCTTGGGGCCTCGGCTGCAGGCATATCCTGAAGAGCTTATTCGACAGCGGCCTGGGCATGACGGGCATCCTGAATACCTGATCCGATGGAGTGTTGTGAAGTGTGGGGAAGTGGGCAGAGTGGGTGTGGACGAGGGCAAGACAGAGCACATCCTCATGTGGCTGTCAGCCCCCGAAGTCTATGCCAACTGCCCCATGCTGTTAGGTGAGCGGGCACTCTCTAAGGGACCTCAGCATGAACCAGCTGGGTGTTCAGGAAGCTTTTCCCGAGATCCAGGAGGTCTGGATGACACAGCAATGGGAGAGATGGAGGCTGATGTGCGGGCGCTGGTGCGCAGGGCTGCCAGGCAGCTGGCAGAAGGTGGGACCTCGAGCCTCACAGCTGCCGTGCTCCACACCATCCATGTGCTCAGTGCCTATGCCAGCATCGGGCCCCTCACTGGGATCTTCAGGGAGACAGGAGCCCTGGACCTGCTCATGCATATGTTATGCAACCCTGAGCCTCAGATCCGTCGGAGTGCGGGCAAGATGCTACAAGCTCTGGCAGCCCACGATGCTG GGAGTCGGGCTCACGTCCTTCTGTCACTGAGCCAGCAAGATGGCATCGAGCAGCACATGGATTTTGACAGCCGCTATACTTTGCTGGAGCTGTTTGCAGAGACCACCTCCTCTGAGGAGCACTGCATGGCCTTTGAGGGCATTCATCTGCCTCAG ATCCCAGGAAAGCTGCTCTTCTCCCTGGTGAAACGCTACCTGTGTGTCACCTCCCTGCTGGATCAGCTGAATAATAGCCCAGAGCCAGGGGCTGGAGACCGAGGCTCCCTGTCCCCAAGGGAGTTCGGCCAGGAGAAAAGCCGGGGGCAGCGGGAGCTGGAGTTCAGTATGGCCGTGGGCAGCCTCATCTCAGAGCTGGTGCGGAGCATGGGCTGGGCCCGGAACCTTAGCGAACAGAGCACATTGCCACCGCGGCCGGCCCGGTCCATCTTTCAGCCCTGCATTTCAGGCCCTAGCCTTTTGCTCCCCACCATGATTGCTGCCCCCAGAAGGCAAGAGCGGGCCTTCCGCCAACGCTCTGAATTCTCCAGCCGCTGTGGCTATGGTGAGTACGTGCGAGAGACGCTGCAGGCCGGGATGCGAGTGCGCATGCTGGATGACTACGAGGAGGTCAGCGCTGGGGACGAGGGCGAGTTCTGTCAGAGCAACAACGGCGTGCCCCCTGTGCAG GTCTTCTGGCAGTCAACGGGCCGCACCTACTGGGTGCACTGGCACATGTTGGAGATCCTGGGCCCTGAGGAAGCCGCCGAGGATGCGACTTCAGGAGCTGTGGAGAAGGGGGCAGGAGCTCCTCTGCTGGGCACAG CACTTCCCTCCTGGGACTGGAAACCTGTGGATGGGCTCTACTCTTTGCCGTACCTCCAGCCCGAGCCTCAGAAGAATGAGCAGTTGGGCTACCTGACCCAGGCTGAGTGGTGGGAGCTGCTCTTCTTCATCAAGAAGCTGGACATATGTGAGCAGCAGCCAATTTTCCAGAATCTTCGGGAGAACCTGGATGAG ACCCTGGGTGACAAGGCCCTGGGTGACCTCTCCGTGCCCGTAGAGATGGCTGAGGGTCTGCTGCAGGTGCTCAGCAGTCGGTTTGAGGGCAGCACCCTCAGTGACCTGCTCAACTCCCAAATCTACACCAAGTACGGGCTGCTGCCCGATGAACTAAGCATCTCGTCCTCTTCACGAAGTCACTCCTGTACCCCAGATCCAGAAGAGGAGTCCAAGTCGGAGGCCAACTTCTCAGAAGAAGAGCATGAGTCTCCCAAAGCAAAAGCTGAGCCCCCGAAGGCAGATGCAGAACCTGCCAAGGGAAAAACTGAGCCCCCCATGGCACAGAGTGATTCACAGCTGTTTAACCAGCTTCTGGTGACTGAGGGGATGGCTCTGCCCCCTGAGATGAAGGAGGCAGCCAGTG AAATGGCAAGAGGCTTGCGGGGTCCTGGTCCACGCAGCTCCCTGGATCAGCATGTGGCAGCGGTCGTGGCCACTGTGCAGATATCCAGCTTGGACACACACCTGCAGCTTTCAGGGCTCTGTGCCCTCTCTCAGGCCGTGGAAGAGGTCACTGAGCGGGACCACCCTCTGGTCCGTCCCGACAGATCCCTGAG AGAGAAGCTAGTGAAGACGCTGGTGGAGCTGCTGACCAGCCAGGTGGGAGAGAAGACGGTGGTGGTGCTGGCCCTGCGCCTCCTGTACCTGCTCCTGACCAAGCGGGAGTGGCGCCCGCTCTTTGCCCGGGAGGGCGGCATCTACGCTGTGCTGGTCTGCATGCAGGAATATAAGACTTCCGTCCTGGTGCAGCAGGCGGGGCTGGCG GCACTGAAGATGCTGGCCATTGCCAGCTCCTCGGAGATCCCCACTTTTGTTTCTGGCCGAGATTCTATCCACCCTTTGTTTGATGCCCAGATGACCAGAGAGATCTTTGCCAGCATCGACTCAGCCACCCGCCCAGGCTCTGAGAGCCTGCTCCTTACTGTCCCTGCAGCCGTGATCCTGATGCTGAACACAGAGGG gtgcTCCTCTGCAGTGAGAAACGGTTTGCTCCTTCTCAACCTGCTTCTGTGCAACCACCACACTCTGGGGGACCAGATTATAACCCGAGAGCTGAGAGACACCTTGTTCAGGCACTCCGGGATAGCACCGGGGACAGAGCCCATGCCTACCACGCGCACCGTCCTCATGATGCTTCTCAATCGCTACTCAGAGCCACCGGGCAGTCCTGAGCACACAG CACTGGAAGCCCCTGGTGCCCAGGGCCAGGATGGGTCCCCCGAATGCCTGATCCAATCCCTGGTGGGGGGCCCGTCTGCAGAGATCCTCCTGGGCTTGGAGCGGGTGCTGTGCCGAGAGGGCGGCCCAGGGGGCCCTGTGAGGCCCCTCCTGAAGCGCCTCCAGCAGGagacccagcccttcctcctgttGCTGAGGACTCTGGACGCCCCAGGGTCCAACAAAACTCTGCTGCTGACCGCACTGAG gatcatgacccggcTGCTGGATCACCCTGAGGCCATGGTCCTCCCCTGGCACGAGGTCTTGGAGCCCTGCCTCAACTGTCTCAGTGGCCCTAGCAGTGACTCTGAG ATTGTTCAGCAGCTGCTCTGCTTTCTGCACCGCCTGGCCTCCATGCATAAGGACTATGCTGTGGTTCTCTGCTGCCTGGGAGCCAAAGAGACCCTCTCCAAAGTCCTGGACAAGCACTCGGCTCAGCTGCTGCTGGCCTGTGAGCTTCGGGACCTGGTGACGGAGTGTGAAAAACACGCCCAGCTCTATAGTAACCTCACCTCCAGCATCCTGGCTGGCTGCATTCAG ATGGTCCTGGGCCAGATCGAAGACCACAGACGGACCCACCGACCCATCAACATCCCCTTCTTTGACGTGTTCCTCCGGCATCTGTGCCAGG gctccaGTGTGGAAGTGAAGGAGGACAAGTGCTGGGAGAAGGTGGAGGTGTCCTCCAACCCGCACCGGGCCAGCAAGCTGACCGACCGCAACCCCAAGACCTACTGGGAGTCCAACGGCAGCACCGGCTCCCACTACATCACCTTGCACATGCACCGTGGTGTTCTTGTCAG GCAGCTGACTTTGCTCGTGGCCAGTGAGGACTCAAGCTACATGCCAGCCAGGGTGGTGGTGTTTGGGGGCGATAGTGCCAGCTGCATCAGCACTGAGCTCAACACG gTGAATGTGATGCCCTCCGCCAGCCGGGTGATCCTCCTGGAGAACCTGACCCGCTTCTGGCCCGTCATCCAGATCCGCATAAAGCGCTGCCAGCAG GGCGGCATTGACACCCGGGTTCGAGGCGTGGAGGTCCTGGGCCCCAAGCCCACTTTCTGGCCACTGTTTCGGGAGCAGCTGTGTCGCCGGACATGTCTCTTCTATACCATTCGGGCACAAGCCTGGAGCCGGGACATAGCAGAGGACCGCAAGCGCCTCCTCCAGCTCTGTCCCCG ACTCAACAGGGTTCTGCGCTACGAGCAGAATTTTGCTGATCGCTTCCTCCCTGATGACGAGGCCGCCCAAGCACTGGGCAAGACCTGCTGGGAGGCCCTGGTCAGCCCCCTGGTGCAGAACATCACCTCCCCCG ATGCGGAGGGTGTGAGCTCCCTGGGATGGCTGCTGGATCAGTACTTAGAGCAAAGGGAGAGCTCTCAGAACCCCCTGAGTCGAGCAGCATCCTTTGCCTCTCGAGTTCGTCGCCTTTGTCACTTGCTGGTGCATGTGGAGCCCCCGCCTGGGCCTTCTCCTGAGCCATCCACTCAGCCCA tcagcaagaacagtaaGGTCCGGGATCGGAGCCCCGGGCCGTCGGCAGCCCTTCCAAGCAGCAGCCTGAGGAACATAACACAGTGCTGGCTGACCGTGGTGCAGGAGCAG GTCAGCAGGTTCCTGGCTGCAGCCTGGAGGGCCCCTGACTTTGTGCCTCGATACTGTAAACTCTATGAGCATCTGCAGAGAGCAGGCTCAGAGCTCTTTGGGCCTCGGGCAGCCTTCACGCTGGCTCTGCGCAGTGGCTTCTCTGGTGCCTTGCTCCAGCAGTCCTTCCTCACCGCTGCCCAC ATAAGTGAGCAGTTTGCCAGGCACATCGACCAGCAGATCCAGGGCGGCCTGGTTGGCGGAGCCCCTGGAGTGGAAATGCTGGGGCGGCTTCAGCGGCATCTGGAGCCCATCATGGTCCTTTCTGGCCTGGAGCTGGCCACTACTTTTGAGCACTTCTACCA GCACTACATGGCGGACCGTCTCCTGAGCTTGGGCTCGAGCTGGCTGGAGGGGGCTGTGCTGGAGCAGATCGGCCTCTGCTTCCCCAACCGCCTCCCCCAGCAGATGCTGCGCAGTCTGAGCATCTCGGAGGAGCTGCAGCGCCAGTTCCACGTCTACCAGCTCCAGCGGCTTGACAAGCTGCTCTTGGAGCAGGAGAATGAGGAGGAACAGGGCCTGGAAGAAGAGGAG gaggaagcagaggaagaggaggctgaaaAAGAACTATTTATCGAAGATTCAAGTCCAACAGTTTCCATACTGGTCCTGTCACCACGCTGCTGGCCGGTCTCCCCACTCTGCTACCTGTACCATCCCAGAAAGTGCCTTCCCACTGAATTCTGTGATGCCCTTGACCGCTTCTCCAATTTCTACAGCCAGA GTCAGAATCATCCAGCCCTGGACATGGGACCCCATCGGCGGCTGCAGTGGACGTGGCTGGGCCGGGCTGAGCTGCAGTTTGGGGACCAGACCCTCCATGTGTCCACTGTGCAGATGTGGCTGCTGTTGCATTTCAATCAGACAGAG GAGGTGTCTGTAGAGACCCTGCTGAAGAATTCTGACCTCACCCCGGAGCTGCTGCTCCAGGCacttctgcccctcacctcagACAATGGCCCTTTGACCCTGCATGAGGGTCAGGGCTTTCCATACAGGG GTGTGCTGCGGCTTCGGACGCCTGGGTCCCAGCGCTGTGGGGAGGCCCTGTGGCTGATACCTCCGCAGACATACCTGAATGTAGAGAAGGATGAGGGCCGAACTCTGGAAAAAAAGAGGAACCTCTTGAGCTGTCTTCTTGTCCGTATTCTCAAAGCCCATGGGGAAAAGGGCCTCCATATTGATCAGCTGGTTTGTCTG GTGCTGGAGGCCTGGCAGAAGGGTCCAAACCCCCCTGGAAGCCTGGGCCGCACTGTTGCAGGAGGCGTGGCCTGTACCAGTACTGATGTCCTCTCTTGCATCCTGCACCTCCTGGGCCAGGGCTACGTGGAACGGCGCGACGACCGGCCCCAGATCCTGGTGTATGCCACcccagagcccacagggccttgcCGGGGTCAGGCAGAGGTCCCCTTCTGTGGCAGCCAGACCACCAAGACCTCCAAGCCTAG CCCAGAAGCTGTAGCCGCCCTGGCCTCTCTCCAGCTGCCTGCAGGCCGCACCatgagcccccaggaggtcgaAGGGTTGATGGAGCAGACGGTACGGCAGGTGCAGGAGACGCTGAACCTAGAGCCCGATGTAGCTCAGCACCTTTTGGCTCATTCTCACTGGGGTGCTGAACAGCTGCTGCAGAGCTACAGTGATAACCCCGAACCCCTGCTGCTGGCAGCTGGGCTGTGCCTACCCCAGGCCCAGGCTGCCCCCGCACGCCCCGACCACTGCCCTGTGTGCGTCAGCCCGCTGGAGCCCGACGACGActtgccctccctctgctgcagGCACTACTGCTGTAAG tCTTGCTGGAATGAGTATCTGACAACTCGGATTGAGCAGAACCTTGTGTTGAATTGCACCTGCCCCATTGCCGACTGCCCTGCGCAGCCCACTGGAGCCTTCATCCGGGCCATTGTCTCCTCCCCGGACGTCATCTCCAAG TACGAGAAGGCCCTCCTGCGTGGCTACGTGGAGAGCTGCTCCAACCTGACCTGGTGCACCAACCCCCAGGGCTGCGACCGCATCCTGTGCCGCCAGGGCCTGGGCTGTGGGACCACCTGCTCCAAGTGTGGCTGGGCCTCCTGCTTCAACTGTAGTTTCCCTGAG GCACACTACCCTGCCAGCTGTGGCCACATGTCCCAGTGGGTCGATGACGGCGGCTACTACGACGGCATGAGCGTGGAGGCCCAGAGCAAGCACCTGGCCAAGCTCATCTCCAAGCGCTGTCCCAGCTGCCAGGCTCCCATTGAGAAGAACGAAGGGTGTCTGCA TATGACCTGTGCCAAATGCAACCACGGATTCTGCTGGCGCTGCCTCAAGTCCTGGAAGCCAAATCACAAAGACTATTACAACTGCTCTGCCATG GTGAGCAGAGCAGCTCGCCAGGAGAAGCGGTTTCAGGACTATAACGAGAGATGTACTTTCCATCACCAGGCCCGG GAGTTCGCTGTGAGCCTGCGGGACCGCGTGTCTGCCATCCACGAGGTGCCACCCCCCAAATCCTTCACCTTCCTCAGTGACGCCTGCCGGGGACTGGAGCAGGCTCGCAag GTGCTGGCCTACGCCTGCGTGTACAGCTTCTACAGCCAGGACGCGGAGCACGCGGACGTGCTGGAGCAGCAGACCGAGAACCTGGAGCTGCACACCAACGCCCTGCAGATACTCCTCG AGGAGACGCTGCTGCGGTGCCGAGACCTGGCCTCATCCCTGCGCCTCCTGCGAGCCGACTGCCTTAGCACGGGCCTGGAGCTGCTGCGGAGGATCCAGGAGAGGCTGCTGGCTATTCTGCAGCATTCTATGCAG GACTTCCGGGTTGGTCTGCAGAGCCCATCGTTAGAGGCCCGAGAGGCGAAAGGATCCAACGTGCCTGGCAGTCA gtccCAGGGCTCCTCGGGGCTGGAGGTAGATGAGGAGGACGATGACGACGACGATGATGACGACGGGCCCGAGTGGCAGCAGGACGAGTTTGATGAGGAGCTGGACAACGACAGCTTTTCCTATGACGAGGAGTCTGAGAACCTGGACCGAGACACTTTCTTCTTCGGTGACGAGGAGGAGGATGATGAGGCCTATGACTGA